The Halomonas sp. THAF5a genome segment CAACGTAATGCAAGTGGCACAAGAGGAGCCTCGGGACCATGGTGGCAGCCCGGGCCTATCGGCATAAGGCTTTGGCGAATTAAGCATGAAACATGGTCGTGATGAACGGCTTAATCCACGCCCGGGCAGGAGCGTATCAGGCGCCACCCAACCAGACACGCTACCGCCCCGGGATTGAAAACGGGCCTCGTCCCTTGCCCTGTCACGTTGACAATTTCAAGAGAACCGGATCCTTGGTTCTCAAAATTTCATAATTTGAAGCGGCCATATTCTATGGTGTGAGACCGGCCCAGCCAAGTTTACTTTCTAATCAATGACTCATCGATCCTTGTCAACCCCGTGGCGTTGTCAATTTCGTTAGCGATCGGGCGTGAATCAGGCATCGCTAGAAGCCACGGCCGAGCAGCGACGATGGCCACCCTCTTCGCTGCACCTCGTGGATCCGAAAGAGCCGAAGCCGAACAACACCATGATGATATGTGCAAAATGTTGCGTACAAATGATGGCCCGGATTGATTTTGTGTATTATCCTGCTCATTAAATACCAGACACCCTCCATGTGCGCAGTAAATTGCACAAACGTGTCACCTTGCGAAGGCGCCTCATGCAGCTGACCGTTCAGATCCACCATCGCGGCCAATGGCACGACGCCGCCCTGCTGGAGATCCCGGCCCCGGAGCGCGGCACGGCCGGTCCCGCCCGGCTGGGCTACCTGCAGGAACATGCCCTGGCCTGGATGTCACACGATGACGAGCACGCCTGCAGCCTGACCCTGCCGGTCGAGCTGATGATGCGCCACCACGGCGAGCGCTGGTTCGGCTTCCTGGAGGACATCATGCCGGCCGGGGCGAGCCGGCGTTACTGGATCGACCACCTCGGCATCCAGGACCTCACCCCCGGCGAACAGGACAGCGAACTGCTGCGCCGGGGCACCATCGCCCCGGTCGGCAACCTGCGCATCCGCGAGGCCGTGCCGCCGCGCCCGCCGGGCGGCACGCTGGAGACGCTGCGCTTCCCGCTGGACGATGTCATCGAGCGACATACCGACTTCCTGGAATATGCCCAGCAGATGGGCGCCGCCAGCGGCGGGGCCACCGGCGCCGGCGGCGAGGCCCCCAAGCTGCTGGTAAGGCGCTCGCCGGACGACCGGATCTGGATCGATACCTGGCAGGACGACCCGACGACCCTCGACCCGAACTTCCTGGTCAAGTTTCCCCGGGGCCAGCGCGGAGCCGACGACTGCGACATCCTGCGCGCCGAGTACCACTACTATCGGGAGCTTGCCGATCTTGGCATCGACAGCGTGTCGCTCGACGGCCTGGCGCTGATCGAGGGCGACCGCTACCCCTCGCTGTGGCTGCCGCGCTTCGACGTCGAGGCGCGCCACGGCCGGCTCTGCCGCTTCGGCCTGGAGTCCGTCTATGCCCTGCTCGGCGCCGCCCCGGGCACGCACCTGCGCCATGGGGCGGTCGTCGAGCGGCTGGTCACCCTGCTCGAGGCGCAGTATCGGGTCCGGGAACTGGGCGAGCCCTTCAACCGGGAGGCCTTCGTGATCGAGTGGGTGAAGCGCGACCTGCTCAACGTCGCCTTCGGCAACTCGGACAACCACGGGCGCAACGCGGCCCTGCTCAAGCGTCCGGAGGGCATCTGGCACGCCCCGGTCTACGACTTCGCCCCCATGAAGGCCGACCCCGAGGGCGTGACCCGCACGACCCAGTGGGGCGCGCCCCTCGAGCAGGGCGGCGAGTTCGACTGGCCCGCCATCGCCCGCTCGCTCGATGCCCTGGTCGCGCCGGATCGGCTGATGGCGGAGCTGGAGACCCTCGGCGACCGCCTGAAGGGCCTGGACGAGCGCCTGGCCGCACGGGGCGTGCCCGAACGGATCCTCACCCGGCCGGCGGTGGGGCTTCGCCATCTCGATCAACGGCTCAGGCGCTGGGGACTGATCTCATGAAACGCGACGCCATGACGCCGGAGGCCCGCGAGGCCGCCCTGCTGGAGCAGCTGCGCCGCCTGCTGCGCGGCGAGCTCAGCGAGGGCCAGGTGCTGCGCCACCTTCGTCGGGAGGTGCTGGGCATGTCCCAGGGCGACTACGCGGCCTTGGTGGGCATCAGCCGGCGCACCCTCTCCGACATCGAGCGCGACGCCGGCAACGCCTCCATGGCCAGCATGGACCGGGTCTTTCGCCCCCTGGGGCTGCGTGTCGGCCTGCTGCCGCGCCAGCCCGCCCTGCTGGCACGGCTGCTCGAGGACGACGACGCCCGAGGGCCGCGAGGCTAGCGGGGGCTGCGCTCGACGATCTGCAGGGTGCGCGCGTCAAGGCCGAGGGCCGCGAGTGGCTTCGCTATCACGACGCGCTCGAGCCAGGCATGGCCAGACGCGGCCGCGGGCGTCATCCTGTGACGAAGACCCACATCCGGCAACGAGGAGGGAGGATGTCGACACGCGAGGGGGCGTTCCGCCTGGAGATCGCCGGCCTGGAGGCGCTGCCATGAGCTCGCAGCGGCCATCGCGCCCCACCCTAACCCTGGTCTATGACGGCCAGTGCCCGCTGTGCCGACAGTTCGTGCGCCTGCAGCGGCTGCGCCGCGACGTCGGCGAGCTGACGCTCATCGATGCCCGCCAGGAGAGTGACGCCCGGCGCGAGCTTTCCGAGCAGGGCATCGTCCTGGACGAGGGGATGGCGCTGCGCATCGGCGAACACTGGGTGCACGGCAGCGAGGCCCTGCATCGCCTGGCACTGATGAGCACCGGCAGCGGCCGCTTCAACCGATGGATGGCGAGGCTCTTCGCCTCGCCGCGGCGCACCGCCCGCCTCTACCCCTGGCTGCGCCGCGGCCGCGCAGTACTTCTGCGCCTGCTGGGGCGCGGCCCCATCGACAACCTGCATCGCCGCTGAGCCGGCGGCGTCACCGTAATCGCCCTTACCAGGGGAGCGTCTCGCCGTTGCTGTGCCAGAAGCCGCCGCTGGTCTCGAGCGTCAGCGCCGCGATCCGCGCCGCGATGCCCTCGGCGGCCTCCTCCGGGCTGATCAGGCCGCCGAAGTTGACCATGCGCGTCTGCACGTAGCCCGGGTGGAGCTGGGCCACGGCGATGCCGCGCGGCGCCAGGTCCACCGCCAGCGACTTGCCGAAGGCGTTCAGCGCGGCCTTGGAGGCCCGGTAGCCATAGCGCCCGCCGGAGTCGTTGTCGGCGATCGAGCCCATGCGGCTGGTGATATTGGCGATCTTGGCGCCCTCGCCGAGCCTCGGCAGCAGGGCCTCGGTGAGGCGCAGCGGGGCGTAGGCGTTGACCTCCATCTGCGCGCGGATGGCGTCGAAGTCGAGCTCGCCCAGCACCTCATCGTGAAGCATGCCGGCGTTGTTGATCAGCAGGTCCAGCGACGGCTCCCCGAGCGCCTCGACGAGTCGCGCGACGTCCGCCTCGCGGGTCACGTCGATGCCATCGATGACTCGCTCGGCCACCTCGGCGAGCTCGCTGGAGCCGGCGCGGCAGACGCCGATCACCCGCCAGCCGGCATGGTGATAGTGGCGCGCCAGCGCCAGGCCGACGCCGCGATTGGCGCCCGTGATCAGTACGGTGGACGTCATGTGCTCTCCCTCATGGGTCATGTAGTCGATGGGTCACATATTCGGTGCGTGGCCATCCCGGCAGGAGGAGCCGGGCGTGTCGCGCTGCTCCTGTCTAGGTGTGGGACGCCCCCACGAATTCAAGGGGCGGCGACGTCGAGGCACGACGGCAAGAGACGCGGTCTGGCCTACACTGGTGGCCAATGGCCGCCCGGCGGCGCGGCCTCGTTGCGAGGAGTCGGCATGGAACCCCATCATCGCTTCAACGTGATCTACGTGCTGATCGCCGTGATGTTCTTCCTCACCTTCCAGAACGTCTATCGCAACTGGCAGACCACCGACCCCATTCCCTACTCGGAATTCACCCGGCTGCTCGAGGCGGGCCGCATCGCCGAGGTGAAGATCGCCGACGACCGCCTCACCGGCACCTTCGCCTCGCCCCAGCCCGACGGCCGCACCGCCTTCACCACCAACCGGGTCGACCCCGACCTGGCCGAGCGGCTGGCGCAGTACGACGTCACCTTCGACGGCCGCCCGACGAGCCCCTTCCTGACCGTGCTGCTGTCGTGGTTCTTTCCGCTGGTGCTGCTCTTCGTCATCTGGTCCTTCCTGATCCGCCGCATGACCGGCGGTGGCGGGGTCGGCGGCATGATGTCGATCGGCAAGTCCAAGGCCAAGGTCTACGTGGAGACCTCGACCAGGGTGACCTTCGAGGACGTCGCCGGGGTGGATGAGGCGAAGCTCGAACTGCAGGAGGTGGTGGCCTTCCTGCGCGACCCCGAGCGCTACGGCCGGCTCGGCGCGCATATCCCCAAGGGGATCCTGCTGGTCGGGCCACCCGGCACCGGCAAGACGCTGCTGGCCCGGGCCGTGGCCGGCGAGGCCGGCGTGCCCTTCTTCTCGATCTCCGGCTCGGAGTTCGTCGAGATGTTCGTCGGAGTGGGGGCCGCCCGGGTGCGCGACCTCTTCGAGCAGGCCGCCAAGGCCAAGCCCTGCATCATCTTCATCGACGAGCTGGATGCCCTGGGCCGCGCGCGCATTCCGGGCGCCATGGGCGGCCAGGACGAGAAGGAGCAGACGCTCAACCAGCTGCTCGCGGAGCTCGACGGCTTCGACCCTTCCACCGGCATCGTGCTGCTGGCCGCCACCAACCGACCGGAGATCCTCGATCCCGCCCTGCTTCGCGCGGGCCGCTTCGACCGCCAGGTGCTGGTGGACCGCCCCGAGCGCCAGGGGCGGCGCGAGATCCTGCGCGTGCATGTTGCCAAGATCCACGCCCTGGACCCGGACGTCGACCTCGACCATGTCGCCTCGCTGACGCCGGGCTTCACCGGCGCCGATCTCGCCAACCTGGTCAACGAGGCGGCGCTGCTGGCCACCCGTCGCAACAGCGAGACGGTGGCCATGGCGGACTTCACCAGCGCCATCGAGCGCCTGGTCGCCGGCCTCGAGAAGAAGAGCCGCCTGCTCAATGCCCACGAGCGGGCGGTGGTCGCCCATCACGAGATGGGCCATGCCCTGGTCGCCGCCTCCCTGCCGGGCATGGATCCGGTGCACAAGGTCTCGATCATCCCCCGCGGCGTGGGCGCCTTGGGCTATACCCTCCAGCGCCCCACCGAGGATCGCTTCCTGCAGAGCGAGAGCGACCTCAAGTACCGCATGGCGGTGCTGATGGGTGGCCGCGCCGCCGAGGCGCTGATCTTCGCGGAGGTCTCCACCGGCGCCGCCGACGACCTCGCCAAGGCCAGCGAGATCGCCCGGGACATGGCGAGTCGCTTCGGCATGGCCGACGAGACCGGCCAGGTGGTCTACCAGCAGGAGCGCCAGGCCTTCCTGGGCAAGCAGCACACCCTCGGCCAGCCCCGCGACTACGCCGAGGCGACCGCCCGGGAAATCGACCTGGCCGTGCGCCAGCTGGTCGACGAGGCCTATGCCCTCGCTCACACGACGCTGACCGAGCGGCGCGGCGATCTTGAGGCCGGCGCCGCCCTGCTGCTCGAGCGTGAGACCCTCACCGCCACGGAGTTCCCGCCGATGGCATCGTCGCCCTCCGCCGCGTCATCTTGACGCGGCTCGGGCCTCCTGAAAGGCCAATCCCCCCTTAAGACATCCCTAAGACAGCGCCGCGATACTGCGCCCCCGTGCGCCGCCCCGGCGACGAGCACGGCGATGCCCGGCCGTCCTCGGCGCACCGGACGTGGTGCCGGTTGCGGGCTGACTATTCGCACCCTATCATTTGCGCGCCAACCTCATCGCTCACCCTCCTCCCGGGAACCTCCACTCCGATGTCGATGCTACCCCGACCGCACCACAGGCCCCGGCACCCCGCCCGGCTGCCTGGTCTTCTCGTGCTCGTGACCCTGGGCCTGCTGGGCGCCCCGCTGGCCCAGGCCGCTGCCGGCCCCCTCGCGCTCACCCACTCGCTCGCAGGCTTCACCGCCGTGACGCTCTTCCTGCTTGCCTACGCGCTGGTCATGGCCGAGGAGCAGCTGCACATGCGCAAGTCCAAGCCGGTGCTGATCGCCGCCGGCCTGATCTGGACGCTGATCGGCTGGGTATATGTGCAGGCGGGCCTGCCCGACGCCGCCGAAGAGGCGTTCCGGGAGACGCTGCTGGAGTACAGCGAACTGCTGCTCTTCCTGCTGGTGGCGATGACCTACATCAACGCCATGGAGGAGCGTCGCGTCTTCGACGCCCTGCGCGCCTGGATGGTGCGACGCGGCTTCAGCTACCGCTCGCTGTTCTGGATCACCGGCGTACTGGCCTTCGCCATCTCGGCCATCGCCAACAACCTGACCACGGCGATGCTGATGTGCGCCGTGGTGCTCAAGGTCGCCGAGGGCGACAAGCGCTTCATCGGCCTGTGCTGCGTCAACATCGTCATCGCCTCCAACGCCGGCGGCACCTTCAGCCCCTTCGGCGACATCACCACCCTGATGGTCTGGCAGGCCGGCATGGTGGCGTTCGACCAGTTCTTCGTCCTGCTCGTGCCGGCGCTGGTCAACTACCTGCTGCCGGCGCTGATCATGAGCCTGTTCATCAAGAACCGGAAGCCCGACCCCCTGGAAGAGAACGTCTGGCTCAAGCGCGGCGCACGGCGCATCATCGCCCTGTTCCTGTTCACCGTGGCCAACGCCGTGGCCTGCCACACCCTGCTCCACCTGCCGCCGGTGCTCGGCATGATGACCGGCCTTGGCCTGCTGCAGTTCTTCGGCTAC includes the following:
- a CDS encoding type II toxin-antitoxin system HipA family toxin, producing the protein MQLTVQIHHRGQWHDAALLEIPAPERGTAGPARLGYLQEHALAWMSHDDEHACSLTLPVELMMRHHGERWFGFLEDIMPAGASRRYWIDHLGIQDLTPGEQDSELLRRGTIAPVGNLRIREAVPPRPPGGTLETLRFPLDDVIERHTDFLEYAQQMGAASGGATGAGGEAPKLLVRRSPDDRIWIDTWQDDPTTLDPNFLVKFPRGQRGADDCDILRAEYHYYRELADLGIDSVSLDGLALIEGDRYPSLWLPRFDVEARHGRLCRFGLESVYALLGAAPGTHLRHGAVVERLVTLLEAQYRVRELGEPFNREAFVIEWVKRDLLNVAFGNSDNHGRNAALLKRPEGIWHAPVYDFAPMKADPEGVTRTTQWGAPLEQGGEFDWPAIARSLDALVAPDRLMAELETLGDRLKGLDERLAARGVPERILTRPAVGLRHLDQRLRRWGLIS
- a CDS encoding helix-turn-helix transcriptional regulator, whose protein sequence is MKRDAMTPEAREAALLEQLRRLLRGELSEGQVLRHLRREVLGMSQGDYAALVGISRRTLSDIERDAGNASMASMDRVFRPLGLRVGLLPRQPALLARLLEDDDARGPRG
- a CDS encoding DCC1-like thiol-disulfide oxidoreductase family protein: MSSQRPSRPTLTLVYDGQCPLCRQFVRLQRLRRDVGELTLIDARQESDARRELSEQGIVLDEGMALRIGEHWVHGSEALHRLALMSTGSGRFNRWMARLFASPRRTARLYPWLRRGRAVLLRLLGRGPIDNLHRR
- a CDS encoding SDR family oxidoreductase, producing the protein MTSTVLITGANRGVGLALARHYHHAGWRVIGVCRAGSSELAEVAERVIDGIDVTREADVARLVEALGEPSLDLLINNAGMLHDEVLGELDFDAIRAQMEVNAYAPLRLTEALLPRLGEGAKIANITSRMGSIADNDSGGRYGYRASKAALNAFGKSLAVDLAPRGIAVAQLHPGYVQTRMVNFGGLISPEEAAEGIAARIAALTLETSGGFWHSNGETLPW
- the ftsH gene encoding ATP-dependent zinc metalloprotease FtsH, with the translated sequence MEPHHRFNVIYVLIAVMFFLTFQNVYRNWQTTDPIPYSEFTRLLEAGRIAEVKIADDRLTGTFASPQPDGRTAFTTNRVDPDLAERLAQYDVTFDGRPTSPFLTVLLSWFFPLVLLFVIWSFLIRRMTGGGGVGGMMSIGKSKAKVYVETSTRVTFEDVAGVDEAKLELQEVVAFLRDPERYGRLGAHIPKGILLVGPPGTGKTLLARAVAGEAGVPFFSISGSEFVEMFVGVGAARVRDLFEQAAKAKPCIIFIDELDALGRARIPGAMGGQDEKEQTLNQLLAELDGFDPSTGIVLLAATNRPEILDPALLRAGRFDRQVLVDRPERQGRREILRVHVAKIHALDPDVDLDHVASLTPGFTGADLANLVNEAALLATRRNSETVAMADFTSAIERLVAGLEKKSRLLNAHERAVVAHHEMGHALVAASLPGMDPVHKVSIIPRGVGALGYTLQRPTEDRFLQSESDLKYRMAVLMGGRAAEALIFAEVSTGAADDLAKASEIARDMASRFGMADETGQVVYQQERQAFLGKQHTLGQPRDYAEATAREIDLAVRQLVDEAYALAHTTLTERRGDLEAGAALLLERETLTATEFPPMASSPSAASS
- the nhaD gene encoding sodium:proton antiporter NhaD; amino-acid sequence: MSMLPRPHHRPRHPARLPGLLVLVTLGLLGAPLAQAAAGPLALTHSLAGFTAVTLFLLAYALVMAEEQLHMRKSKPVLIAAGLIWTLIGWVYVQAGLPDAAEEAFRETLLEYSELLLFLLVAMTYINAMEERRVFDALRAWMVRRGFSYRSLFWITGVLAFAISAIANNLTTAMLMCAVVLKVAEGDKRFIGLCCVNIVIASNAGGTFSPFGDITTLMVWQAGMVAFDQFFVLLVPALVNYLLPALIMSLFIKNRKPDPLEENVWLKRGARRIIALFLFTVANAVACHTLLHLPPVLGMMTGLGLLQFFGYYLRRSLPRSLERKRTRYTQRGDWKKLEQLGSVVPFDVFTRIARSEWDTLLFFYGVVMCVGGLGFMGYLALLSETLYTGWDPLWANIVLGVVSAVVDNIPVMFAVLSMEPDMSLGNWLLITLTAGVGGSLLSVGSAAGVALMGQARGNYTFATHLRWLPVIALGYAASIAVHVWLNAEGFRLLG